The Quadrisphaera setariae genome includes a window with the following:
- a CDS encoding PP2C family protein-serine/threonine phosphatase has translation MPTDRAGLLAWAQRWAVSAAAVEAVLERVDSGPAVPPFSGLPDQVRRELVRLPLAALSQLREVTDTTPAVHRAAALAPVPGRAPAAAWSVLDAVDQAVCVADVRAPDSPIVYVNPAFTRTTGYSEADVLGRNCRFLHDGLLEPSADGELDALGTSSGEVAAAVQRIREVLAAGEAGVVVLANRRADGQLFVNELSLSPVNGADGAPVHYVAVQRDMTPYAAVRRARAALADELDQTARAVQASLVPSSLPDLPGWRVATGYQPATSPDGRRGAVSGDFFDVFAGPAGSGGSWYVVIGDVSGRGPRAAASTSALRWALRGAATTHGEPSDLLTAVGGAVHEALDDRFATVAAVALPVEERATSSGGRAVVTLALAGHPQPVLLPARGTPRLVGSPGTLLGPFAEVEVAQVEVELDPGDQLVLYTDGVTEATDPRGRQLDEQGLLELLAGLGEEARLAPDAAQRTVTAVTAAVTDHVAGGPVDDLTLLVVARPAT, from the coding sequence GTGCCGACCGACCGCGCGGGGCTGCTCGCCTGGGCCCAGCGCTGGGCCGTGAGCGCCGCCGCCGTCGAGGCCGTGCTCGAGCGGGTCGACTCCGGCCCCGCCGTACCGCCTTTCTCGGGCCTGCCCGACCAGGTGCGCCGCGAGCTCGTCCGGCTGCCGCTGGCAGCCCTGTCCCAGCTGCGGGAGGTCACCGACACCACCCCCGCGGTGCACCGCGCCGCCGCCCTGGCCCCGGTGCCCGGACGGGCCCCCGCCGCCGCGTGGTCGGTGCTGGACGCCGTCGACCAGGCCGTCTGCGTGGCCGACGTCCGCGCCCCCGACTCCCCGATCGTCTACGTCAACCCCGCGTTCACGCGCACCACGGGGTACTCCGAGGCGGACGTGCTCGGGCGCAACTGCCGGTTCCTGCACGACGGCCTGCTGGAGCCGTCCGCGGACGGCGAGCTCGACGCGCTCGGCACCAGCTCCGGCGAGGTCGCGGCCGCCGTGCAGCGCATCCGCGAGGTCCTGGCCGCGGGGGAGGCCGGCGTGGTGGTGCTGGCCAACCGCCGCGCCGACGGCCAGCTCTTCGTCAACGAGCTCTCGCTCTCCCCGGTCAACGGTGCTGACGGCGCCCCGGTGCACTACGTGGCCGTCCAGCGCGACATGACGCCCTACGCCGCGGTGCGCCGCGCCAGGGCGGCGCTCGCCGACGAGCTCGACCAGACCGCCCGCGCCGTGCAGGCCAGCCTCGTCCCCTCCTCCCTCCCGGACCTGCCGGGCTGGCGCGTGGCCACCGGCTACCAGCCCGCCACCAGCCCCGACGGCCGTCGGGGCGCGGTCAGCGGTGACTTCTTCGACGTCTTCGCCGGCCCCGCTGGCTCCGGCGGGTCCTGGTACGTGGTCATCGGCGACGTCTCCGGGCGCGGGCCCCGCGCGGCCGCCAGCACGAGCGCCCTGCGATGGGCGCTGCGCGGCGCCGCGACCACCCACGGCGAGCCGTCCGACCTGCTCACGGCGGTCGGTGGAGCGGTGCACGAGGCGCTCGACGACAGGTTCGCCACCGTGGCCGCCGTCGCCCTGCCCGTCGAGGAGCGGGCCACCTCGAGCGGTGGGCGCGCCGTCGTCACCCTGGCGCTGGCGGGCCACCCGCAGCCGGTGCTCCTGCCGGCCCGCGGCACCCCCCGCCTGGTCGGCAGCCCCGGCACGCTGCTCGGCCCCTTCGCCGAGGTGGAGGTGGCCCAGGTGGAGGTGGAGCTGGACCCCGGAGACCAGCTGGTCCTCTACACCGACGGCGTCACCGAGGCCACCGACCCCCGCGGCCGGCAGCTCGACGAGCAGGGGCTGCTGGAGCTCCTCGCCGGCCTGGGCGAGGAGGCCCGGCTCGCTCCCGACGCCGCCCAGCGCACCGTGACCGCCGTGACCGCCGCTGTCACGGACCACGTGGCGGGCGGGCCCGTCGACGACCTCACGCTCCTCGTCGTCGCCCGCCCCGCCACCTGA
- a CDS encoding ROK family transcriptional regulator, which translates to MTSTTAGTAAPAWAPLTGPAHDVALAVLLDGPLPRSEIARRLGLSAGTLTRLSKPLLDSGLLVETGGAHGPSGHPTRPLDVDEDAHRFVGVKLTEHTAHVAVTGLRARVVASDETLLLSTDPAEVVETVARLVRTAVEAAGAADTVRAVGISVGGQVGPGGVVLDARFLRWHGVALGDLLAEELGLPVVVDNDLLSLSRAEQWFGAARGWDHFAVITVGEGVGYAYAVHGQVVDTPEAGLGTVGHLPLDPNGPLCRLGHAGCADAMLSTAGITTRASLAHGRQLHRDEVYDLAEAGDPVARRVVEDSARALGRLVSLVGNLVMPQKVIISGEGVRLAEVGAQPLAEAVATGRSDRAAPLPVEVHVTGFTEWARGAAVTAIRTFVLGEGR; encoded by the coding sequence GTGACCAGCACCACCGCGGGAACCGCAGCCCCGGCGTGGGCCCCGCTGACCGGCCCCGCGCACGACGTGGCCCTGGCGGTGCTCCTGGACGGCCCGCTGCCGCGCAGCGAGATCGCCCGTCGCCTCGGCCTGTCGGCCGGCACGCTGACGCGCCTGTCCAAGCCCCTGCTGGACAGCGGGCTCCTGGTCGAGACCGGGGGCGCCCACGGCCCGTCCGGCCACCCCACCCGCCCCCTCGACGTCGACGAGGACGCCCACCGCTTCGTGGGCGTCAAGCTCACCGAGCACACCGCCCACGTCGCGGTCACGGGCCTGCGCGCTCGCGTGGTGGCCTCCGACGAGACGCTGCTGCTCTCCACCGACCCCGCGGAGGTGGTCGAGACGGTGGCACGGCTGGTGCGGACGGCGGTGGAGGCCGCAGGCGCCGCGGACACCGTCCGCGCCGTCGGCATCAGCGTGGGCGGTCAGGTGGGGCCGGGCGGCGTGGTGCTGGACGCGCGCTTCCTGCGCTGGCACGGGGTCGCCCTCGGGGACCTGCTGGCCGAGGAGCTGGGCCTGCCCGTCGTCGTCGACAACGACCTGCTGTCCCTCTCGCGCGCGGAGCAGTGGTTCGGCGCCGCCCGCGGGTGGGACCACTTCGCCGTCATCACCGTGGGCGAGGGCGTCGGGTACGCCTACGCCGTGCACGGCCAGGTGGTCGACACCCCCGAGGCCGGGCTGGGGACGGTGGGCCACCTGCCGCTGGACCCGAACGGACCGCTGTGCCGCCTCGGGCACGCCGGCTGCGCAGACGCGATGCTCTCCACGGCCGGCATCACCACGCGCGCCTCCCTCGCGCACGGGCGCCAGCTGCACCGCGACGAGGTCTACGACCTCGCCGAGGCCGGGGACCCGGTGGCCCGGCGCGTCGTCGAGGACTCCGCCCGCGCCCTGGGGCGGCTGGTGTCGCTCGTCGGCAACCTCGTCATGCCGCAGAAGGTCATCATCTCGGGCGAGGGGGTCCGCCTGGCCGAGGTCGGGGCGCAGCCGCTGGCCGAAGCCGTGGCCACCGGCCGCAGCGACCGCGCGGCCCCGCTGCCCGTGGAGGTGCACGTCACCGGCTTCACCGAGTGGGCCCGGGGCGCCGCGGTCACCGCGATCCGCACCTTCGTGCTCGGCGAGGGCCGGTGA
- a CDS encoding carbohydrate ABC transporter permease gives MTAGTTSPPRTAPAPARAPRRSGEGLAAVGFIAPALLGFAVFYFWPTLRGLWFSLTEYDFFSRPRFVGLDNYARMASDETFWNAMKVTVQYVAINIVVQTVLAVLIAVLLQRVTRSVFVRSVVVLPFLISNVVVALLFYWMLDAQIGIVNAAITGLGLDAIPFFGEQDWVVPTIALVNVWRHMGYTALLVFAGLMTIPEGLYEAGRVDGASEWRMFWSITLPLLRPVLALVLVITVTGSFQVFDTVAVTTSGGPGDASRVIQYYIFDLAFQRLEFGYAAAVSVVLFAILAVVAFVQLRLTRANESDLA, from the coding sequence GTGACCGCAGGCACCACCTCGCCCCCGCGCACCGCGCCGGCCCCCGCACGTGCCCCGCGGCGCTCAGGGGAGGGCCTCGCGGCGGTCGGCTTCATCGCCCCCGCCCTGCTGGGTTTCGCCGTCTTCTACTTCTGGCCCACCCTGCGCGGGCTCTGGTTCTCCCTCACGGAGTACGACTTCTTCAGCCGCCCCCGGTTCGTCGGGCTCGACAACTACGCGCGGATGGCCTCCGACGAGACCTTCTGGAACGCCATGAAGGTGACCGTGCAGTACGTCGCCATCAACATCGTCGTGCAGACGGTGCTGGCGGTGCTCATCGCCGTCCTGCTGCAGCGCGTCACCCGCTCGGTGTTCGTGCGCAGCGTCGTCGTCCTGCCGTTCCTCATCTCCAACGTCGTCGTGGCGCTGCTCTTCTACTGGATGCTCGACGCGCAGATCGGGATCGTGAACGCCGCCATCACCGGCCTGGGGCTCGACGCGATCCCCTTCTTCGGCGAGCAGGACTGGGTGGTGCCGACCATCGCCCTGGTCAACGTCTGGCGCCACATGGGCTACACGGCGCTGCTGGTGTTCGCCGGTCTCATGACCATCCCCGAGGGGCTGTACGAGGCCGGCCGGGTCGACGGCGCCAGCGAGTGGCGCATGTTCTGGTCGATCACCCTGCCGCTGCTGCGCCCGGTGCTGGCGCTGGTGCTGGTCATCACCGTCACCGGGTCGTTCCAGGTGTTCGACACCGTCGCCGTCACCACCTCCGGCGGGCCGGGGGACGCGAGCCGGGTGATCCAGTACTACATCTTCGACCTGGCCTTCCAGCGCCTCGAGTTCGGCTACGCGGCCGCGGTCTCCGTGGTGCTCTTCGCGATCCTCGCCGTGGTCGCCTTCGTCCAGCTGCGCCTGACCCGCGCCAACGAGTCCGACCTCGCCTGA
- a CDS encoding carbohydrate ABC transporter permease, with translation MSVQTPVEPAAAGPTRATAAPVQKAPKDRRAGIGRVVAWATLVLIMLVTLFPFYWMLRTALSNGTQLATDPSSPLPVGFTFGAFERVLGLSTTAEAQAQGGSGAAIDFWLYLLNSLLVATLITAGQVFFGAMAAYAFARLRWPGRDLVFFVFLTALMVPPIFTQLPNFLLMRDLGLLNTYAAIVLPFFFMTPFAVFFLRQFFLGIPREVEEAAVLDGAGTVRRFFRVIAPMASGPLITLAILQYIQAWNEYFWPLLVASDRSVRVLTVGLGVFRSQTPQGTPDWAGLMAATLLAALPIVVLFAVFSRRIVDSIGFSGIK, from the coding sequence ATGTCCGTGCAGACCCCCGTCGAGCCCGCCGCCGCGGGCCCCACCCGTGCGACCGCCGCACCGGTCCAGAAGGCCCCGAAGGACCGCCGCGCCGGCATCGGCCGCGTCGTGGCCTGGGCCACCCTCGTCCTGATCATGCTGGTCACGCTCTTCCCGTTCTACTGGATGCTGCGCACCGCGCTGTCCAACGGGACCCAGCTGGCCACCGACCCCTCCTCACCGCTGCCGGTGGGGTTCACCTTCGGCGCCTTCGAGCGCGTGCTCGGCCTGTCGACGACGGCCGAGGCCCAGGCCCAGGGCGGCTCCGGCGCCGCCATCGACTTCTGGCTCTACCTGCTGAACTCGCTGCTCGTCGCCACCCTCATCACCGCTGGCCAGGTGTTCTTCGGCGCGATGGCGGCCTACGCCTTCGCCCGGCTGCGCTGGCCCGGCCGGGACCTCGTCTTCTTCGTCTTCCTCACCGCGCTCATGGTCCCGCCGATCTTCACGCAGCTGCCGAACTTCCTCCTCATGCGCGACCTCGGCCTGCTCAACACCTACGCCGCGATCGTGCTGCCGTTCTTCTTCATGACGCCGTTCGCGGTGTTCTTCCTGCGGCAGTTCTTCCTCGGCATCCCCAGGGAGGTCGAGGAGGCCGCTGTCCTCGACGGCGCAGGGACCGTCCGCCGGTTCTTCCGCGTCATCGCCCCCATGGCCTCCGGGCCGCTGATCACGCTGGCGATCCTGCAGTACATCCAGGCGTGGAACGAGTACTTCTGGCCGCTGCTCGTGGCCAGCGACCGCAGCGTCCGGGTGCTCACGGTCGGCCTGGGCGTCTTCAGGTCGCAGACGCCGCAGGGAACGCCGGACTGGGCGGGCCTCATGGCGGCCACGCTGCTGGCCGCGCTGCCCATCGTCGTCCTGTTCGCCGTCTTCAGCCGGCGCATCGTCGACTCCATCGGCTTCTCCGGGATCAAGTGA
- a CDS encoding ABC transporter substrate-binding protein: protein MSTSAPSHRRPSRLRRGLAAASAALALTVTGCASYGVDQGGDGESGTITYWMWDSAQLPAYQQCATDFHAANPDVDVQIEQFGWDDYWNKLFTGFVAGSAPDVFVDHTSRFGEFAARGLIEPLDDQVAASGLELGQYVPGSAELWVGPDGRRYGLPKDFDTVGMFYNAEMATEAGLTPEQMNALTWNPTDGGTFEKAIAHLTVDTNGVRGDEPGFDKSSIATYGLGLENSGEAFGQTQWSWFTQTTGWSPVDEAWGTTFHYDDPRFQQSITWWTGLVDKGYMPPLSLTQGGSLDQQLQAGKYALITNGSWNIANYSKLKGIELAVAKTPVGPEGRRTMTNSLGDSISTTSQNKGAAWKWVRYLASPACQDVVARGGIVFPAIASTTPAAVETLSKTGLDVTAFTDPIADGETFPYPEILQASEIQSIMGTAMDQVVGGQAPASSLTAVNGRVEAVFQ, encoded by the coding sequence ATGAGCACCTCCGCACCCAGCCACCGCCGCCCGAGCCGCCTCCGCCGGGGACTGGCCGCCGCCTCCGCCGCGCTCGCCCTGACCGTCACCGGCTGCGCCTCCTACGGCGTCGACCAGGGCGGCGACGGCGAGAGCGGCACCATCACGTACTGGATGTGGGACTCGGCCCAGCTGCCCGCCTACCAGCAGTGCGCCACCGACTTCCACGCCGCCAACCCCGACGTCGACGTCCAGATCGAGCAGTTCGGGTGGGACGACTACTGGAACAAGCTCTTCACCGGCTTCGTCGCCGGGTCGGCGCCCGACGTGTTCGTCGACCACACCTCCCGCTTCGGCGAGTTCGCCGCCCGCGGGCTCATCGAGCCCCTCGACGACCAGGTCGCCGCCTCGGGCCTCGAGCTCGGCCAGTACGTGCCGGGCAGCGCCGAGCTGTGGGTGGGCCCCGACGGCAGGAGGTACGGCCTCCCGAAGGACTTCGACACCGTCGGGATGTTCTACAACGCCGAGATGGCGACGGAAGCAGGGCTGACCCCGGAGCAGATGAACGCCCTGACGTGGAACCCCACCGACGGCGGCACCTTCGAGAAGGCCATCGCCCACCTCACCGTCGACACCAACGGCGTGCGCGGCGACGAGCCGGGCTTCGACAAGAGCAGCATCGCCACCTACGGACTGGGCCTGGAGAACTCCGGCGAGGCGTTCGGGCAGACGCAGTGGTCGTGGTTCACCCAGACCACCGGCTGGTCGCCGGTCGACGAGGCGTGGGGGACGACCTTCCACTACGACGACCCCCGCTTCCAGCAGTCGATCACCTGGTGGACGGGTCTCGTCGACAAGGGCTACATGCCGCCGCTGTCCCTCACCCAGGGCGGCTCGCTCGACCAGCAGCTGCAGGCCGGCAAGTACGCCCTCATCACCAACGGCTCGTGGAACATCGCCAACTACTCCAAGCTCAAGGGCATCGAGCTCGCCGTGGCCAAGACCCCCGTGGGCCCTGAGGGCCGCAGGACGATGACCAACTCCCTGGGCGACTCCATCTCCACCACCTCCCAGAACAAGGGCGCGGCGTGGAAGTGGGTCCGCTACCTCGCCAGCCCCGCCTGCCAGGACGTCGTCGCGCGCGGCGGGATCGTCTTCCCCGCCATCGCCTCCACCACCCCGGCCGCCGTGGAGACGCTGTCGAAGACCGGCCTCGACGTCACGGCGTTCACCGACCCCATCGCCGACGGCGAGACGTTCCCCTACCCGGAGATCCTCCAGGCCTCCGAGATCCAGTCGATCATGGGCACCGCCATGGACCAGGTGGTCGGCGGGCAGGCCCCCGCGTCCTCGCTGACCGCCGTCAACGGCCGCGTCGAGGCCGTCTTCCAGTAG
- a CDS encoding Gfo/Idh/MocA family protein: MFSIAFIGAGQFAGSFTELFKRHPGVSDIFVTDVLPERAEALVAEQGLAGTFASFEDALASDVDAVAIFTQRWTHGPLVVQALRAGKHVYSAVPMAITEDEIAAVVDAVRETGLTYMMGETSHYNPATVYARQHVGKGTFGRVFYAEGDYVHDMDLGFYDAYRYSGGEGWKATASYPPMLYPTHALGGVLGALDTDAAHVVSVSCLGVADQRGDGVFDRRVSMFDNDVSNATALFELSDGGVVRTNEMRRVGYPSHLRESRFRFFGTDASFEQLATVSLFQDKQGVQDVSADLDSEASVSEDDPSLAHVAPELRAAFVSGHAPVHDVARLPREFAGAPNGHEGSHQFLVDDFVTAVNTATLPPVNAWVAARYTLPGVVAHESMRRGGERLPVRDLGNPPA; encoded by the coding sequence GTGTTCTCGATCGCCTTCATCGGCGCCGGCCAGTTCGCCGGCTCCTTCACCGAGCTCTTCAAGCGCCACCCCGGCGTCTCCGACATCTTCGTGACCGACGTGCTGCCCGAGCGGGCCGAGGCCCTCGTGGCCGAGCAGGGCCTCGCTGGGACGTTCGCCTCCTTCGAGGACGCGCTCGCCTCCGACGTCGACGCCGTCGCGATCTTCACCCAGCGCTGGACCCACGGCCCGCTGGTCGTGCAGGCGCTGCGAGCCGGCAAGCACGTCTACTCCGCCGTCCCCATGGCCATCACCGAGGACGAGATCGCCGCTGTCGTGGACGCCGTCCGCGAGACCGGCCTCACCTACATGATGGGCGAGACGAGCCACTACAACCCGGCCACCGTCTACGCCCGCCAGCACGTGGGCAAGGGCACCTTCGGCCGGGTCTTCTACGCCGAGGGCGACTACGTCCACGACATGGACCTGGGCTTCTACGACGCCTACAGGTACTCCGGCGGCGAGGGCTGGAAGGCCACCGCCTCCTACCCGCCCATGCTCTACCCCACCCACGCCCTCGGCGGCGTGCTCGGGGCGCTGGACACCGACGCCGCGCACGTGGTGTCGGTGAGCTGCCTGGGCGTGGCAGACCAGCGCGGCGACGGCGTCTTCGACAGGCGCGTGTCGATGTTCGACAACGACGTCTCCAACGCCACCGCGCTGTTCGAGCTGTCCGACGGCGGTGTGGTCCGCACCAACGAGATGCGCCGCGTGGGCTACCCCTCGCACCTGCGCGAGTCGCGGTTCCGGTTCTTCGGCACCGACGCCAGCTTCGAGCAGCTGGCCACGGTGTCGCTGTTCCAGGACAAGCAGGGCGTGCAGGACGTCTCCGCCGACCTCGACTCCGAGGCCTCGGTGTCCGAGGACGACCCCTCGCTCGCCCACGTGGCGCCCGAGCTGCGCGCCGCGTTCGTGTCGGGGCACGCGCCCGTGCACGACGTCGCTCGGCTGCCGCGGGAGTTCGCCGGGGCGCCCAACGGCCACGAGGGCAGCCACCAGTTCCTCGTGGACGACTTCGTCACCGCGGTGAACACGGCCACCCTGCCGCCGGTCAACGCCTGGGTCGCGGCGCGGTACACGCTGCCCGGTGTGGTGGCTCACGAGTCGATGCGCCGCGGCGGAGAGCGCCTGCCGGTCCGCGACCTCGGGAACCCGCCCGCCTGA
- a CDS encoding sensor histidine kinase, which translates to MRTALPLLRRGVRFSSGPASLAGRVRWAVLVLLAVLLVALFVVVDVLLVVRLRSDLQTRLTDRAALAQQLDGSLSAQQLVSKLEGDGVGVQLCTEDEGCVSTPVAPQPPGAAASDDGQGQAARASRGPGGGPPAGPAPPDQVLRDGSTLFTVTRLDSGAQLTLSVDDSYVRETVTGLVVLEVVGGAGALVVGWFALGRVVAAALRPLDDMTSVARGIAAGDRGRRLGSGRPDTELGRTALAFDAMIDELESAVATAERSQQQMRAFLSDASHELRTPLAGFQASAENLLRADPDREERERALAAMVRESTRASRLVGDLLTAARLEEGVELQRAEVDVVELARQEVERQRLLGTGTTWGVEAAGPLVVSCDAVRVGQVLTNVLDNARRAVGGGGSVVVSVAARGGEAVLEVRDTGAGIPADQRERVFERLVRLDAGRDRRSGGAGLGLAIARAIARAHGGDLVAADPGAGGDPGADGTGPGAVLRLTLPLTPP; encoded by the coding sequence GTGAGGACCGCTCTGCCCCTCCTGCGCCGGGGTGTGCGCTTCAGCTCCGGGCCCGCCTCGCTGGCGGGGCGCGTGCGCTGGGCGGTGCTCGTGCTGCTCGCCGTGCTGCTGGTGGCGCTGTTCGTCGTCGTCGACGTCCTGCTCGTGGTGCGGCTGCGCTCCGACCTGCAGACGCGCCTGACCGACCGCGCCGCGCTGGCCCAGCAGCTGGACGGCAGCCTCAGCGCGCAGCAGCTGGTGAGCAAGCTCGAGGGTGACGGCGTCGGCGTGCAGCTGTGCACCGAGGACGAGGGCTGCGTCAGCACGCCCGTGGCACCGCAGCCCCCGGGAGCCGCGGCGTCGGACGACGGGCAGGGGCAGGCGGCCCGCGCCTCGCGCGGCCCGGGGGGCGGCCCTCCCGCGGGACCGGCGCCACCGGACCAGGTGCTGCGCGACGGCAGCACCCTCTTCACCGTCACCCGGCTGGACAGCGGCGCCCAGCTGACCCTGTCCGTGGACGACTCCTACGTGCGCGAGACGGTGACGGGCCTCGTCGTCCTCGAGGTGGTGGGGGGCGCGGGTGCGCTCGTGGTGGGCTGGTTCGCACTGGGCCGCGTGGTGGCCGCGGCGCTGCGCCCGCTGGACGACATGACGTCGGTGGCGCGCGGCATCGCCGCCGGTGACCGGGGCCGGCGCCTGGGGTCGGGCCGACCGGACACCGAGCTGGGGCGCACCGCGCTGGCCTTCGACGCGATGATCGACGAGCTGGAGTCCGCTGTGGCCACCGCAGAGCGGTCCCAGCAGCAGATGCGCGCGTTCCTGTCCGACGCCTCCCACGAGCTGCGCACCCCGCTGGCCGGCTTCCAGGCCAGCGCCGAGAACCTCCTCCGCGCCGACCCGGACCGCGAGGAGCGCGAGCGCGCCCTGGCCGCGATGGTCCGCGAGAGCACCCGGGCCTCGCGGCTGGTGGGCGACCTGCTGACGGCGGCGCGGCTGGAGGAGGGCGTCGAGCTGCAGCGCGCCGAGGTCGACGTCGTCGAGCTGGCGCGCCAGGAGGTGGAGCGGCAGCGGCTGCTCGGCACCGGGACGACCTGGGGCGTGGAGGCGGCGGGGCCGCTGGTGGTGAGCTGCGACGCGGTGCGGGTGGGCCAGGTGCTCACCAACGTGCTCGACAACGCGCGCCGTGCCGTCGGCGGTGGGGGCTCGGTGGTGGTGTCGGTGGCTGCGCGCGGGGGCGAGGCCGTCCTCGAGGTGCGCGACACCGGCGCCGGCATCCCCGCCGACCAGCGCGAGCGGGTCTTCGAGAGGCTGGTGCGCCTGGACGCCGGCCGGGACCGGCGCTCGGGCGGCGCCGGCCTCGGCCTGGCGATCGCCCGAGCCATCGCCCGCGCCCACGGTGGAGACCTCGTGGCCGCTGACCCCGGCGCCGGCGGCGACCCCGGCGCCGACGGGACGGGACCCGGCGCCGTCCTGCGTCTGACGCTCCCCCTCACCCCTCCGTGA
- a CDS encoding response regulator transcription factor, with translation MPAAAARALVVEDDASVREALVEALRSDGFVVEALPDGEGFEGAVDAFRPDVALLDVMLPGLRDGFALARALRERSDAGLLFLTARDAVDDRLRGFSTGADDYVVKPYVTAELLARVRALLQRLGRVPSTVQVGDLVLDEASSVATRGGHVLDLTGTEHRLLAYLVAGRGRTLSKTQILTQVWGYEDYDPNLVEVHVSALRRKTEAHGPRLIHTVRGLGYVLRP, from the coding sequence GTGCCTGCTGCCGCTGCCCGTGCCCTGGTGGTCGAGGACGACGCCTCCGTGCGCGAGGCGCTCGTCGAGGCGCTGCGCTCCGACGGTTTCGTGGTGGAGGCCCTGCCGGACGGCGAGGGCTTCGAGGGCGCCGTCGACGCCTTCCGACCCGACGTGGCCCTGCTCGACGTCATGCTGCCGGGCCTGCGCGACGGGTTCGCCCTCGCGCGGGCTCTGCGGGAGCGCAGCGACGCCGGGCTGCTGTTCCTCACCGCCCGCGACGCCGTCGACGACCGCCTGCGCGGCTTCTCCACCGGCGCCGACGACTACGTGGTCAAGCCCTACGTGACCGCGGAGCTCCTGGCCCGGGTGCGCGCGCTGCTGCAGCGCCTGGGACGGGTCCCGTCCACGGTGCAGGTGGGCGACCTCGTGCTGGACGAGGCGTCCAGCGTCGCCACCCGCGGCGGTCACGTGCTCGACCTCACGGGCACCGAGCACCGGCTGCTGGCCTACCTGGTGGCCGGGCGCGGCCGCACGCTGAGCAAGACGCAGATCCTCACCCAGGTGTGGGGCTACGAGGACTACGACCCCAACCTCGTGGAGGTGCACGTCAGCGCGCTGCGCCGCAAGACCGAGGCGCACGGCCCGCGGTTGATCCACACGGTGCGCGGCCTCGGCTACGTGCTGCGCCCGTGA
- a CDS encoding GAF and ANTAR domain-containing protein: MSVDVAYAELGRILLDRTPLNAVLQRVAELARDCVPGADEASVTLVQGRRATSVAFTGNLAVQLDERQYELGFGPCMDAAMSGQTITISNTAEGDRAYPGFSEVAARAGVRATLSVGLAVPGRTVGALNLYDTHGQSVLTAQSQEVATVFAGHAAIALTNALAVESTRELAEQLQRAMASRAVIEQAKGIIAVQRGVSPEQAFALLSRRSQDSNRKLAELAGEVVEAVAQGRDTGW; encoded by the coding sequence ATGTCGGTCGACGTCGCCTACGCCGAGCTGGGGAGGATCCTCCTCGACCGCACGCCGTTGAACGCCGTCCTCCAGCGGGTGGCGGAGCTGGCCCGCGACTGCGTGCCCGGGGCCGACGAGGCGTCGGTGACCCTCGTGCAGGGACGGCGTGCCACGTCGGTGGCCTTCACCGGCAACCTCGCCGTCCAGCTGGACGAGCGCCAGTACGAGCTGGGCTTCGGGCCCTGCATGGACGCCGCGATGTCGGGCCAGACCATCACGATCAGCAACACCGCCGAGGGCGACCGGGCCTACCCGGGGTTCTCCGAGGTGGCCGCACGCGCCGGCGTGCGGGCCACGCTGTCCGTGGGCCTGGCGGTGCCCGGCCGCACCGTGGGGGCGCTGAACCTCTACGACACCCACGGCCAGAGCGTCCTCACCGCGCAGTCGCAGGAGGTCGCCACGGTCTTCGCCGGCCACGCGGCCATCGCCCTGACCAACGCCCTCGCGGTGGAGAGCACCCGCGAGCTGGCCGAGCAGCTGCAGCGGGCGATGGCCTCGCGAGCGGTCATCGAGCAGGCCAAGGGCATCATCGCGGTGCAGCGGGGGGTCTCCCCCGAGCAGGCGTTCGCCCTGCTGTCGCGCCGCTCGCAGGACTCCAACCGCAAGCTGGCCGAGCTGGCCGGCGAGGTGGTGGAGGCCGTCGCCCAGGGGCGCGACACCGGCTGGTGA